In the genome of Cryptomeria japonica chromosome 8, Sugi_1.0, whole genome shotgun sequence, one region contains:
- the LOC131077687 gene encoding uncharacterized protein LOC131077687: MGRWMKPEVYPLVAATSVAVTMCVFQLVRNLVTNPDVRISKENRHTEVPKNWEEGKRYAENGMRKFVRKRAPEVMPSMTSLFHSTSK, translated from the exons ATGGGGCGCTGGATGAAGCCAGAG GTATATCCACTTGTAGCAGCCACAAGTGTAGCTGTTACTATGTGTGTATTCCAATTGGTTCGGAATTTGGTAACAAATCCTGATGTCAG aatttcaaaagaaaatcgtCACACTGAAGTTCCAAAGAATTGGGAAGAGGGGAAGAGATATGCAGAAAATGGAATGAGAAAATTTGTGCGCAAAAGGGCTCCTGAGGTTATGCCTTCTATGACCTCACTCTTCCATAGCACATCTAAGTGA